A stretch of Anaeromyxobacter dehalogenans 2CP-1 DNA encodes these proteins:
- a CDS encoding sugar ABC transporter permease translates to MASRREERIPHWILHAVLVGMVLVTVYPLLWVISIALSGGQSLALASLPADPGKLDLLRAVIPWPERFSAANFTAVFGDQPFGRWMLNSVIVSAATTVLGVFLASTAAYAFSRFRFPGRRTGMMSFLVSQMFPGTLMLIPLYIIIVKWLGLGSTRIGLVLTYATTAIPFCVWMLKGYFDTIPRELEEAAIIEGAGPARVFWTVVVPLAKPAIAITALFSFMTAWNEFILAATFMDKEEMYTAPVGLRFFVGGFSQQWGYFAAGSIIVSIPVVVLFLYLQKYLVSGLTAGSVKG, encoded by the coding sequence ATGGCGTCGCGCCGCGAGGAGCGGATCCCGCACTGGATCCTGCACGCCGTGCTGGTGGGGATGGTGCTCGTCACCGTCTACCCGCTGCTCTGGGTGATCAGCATCGCGCTCTCCGGCGGGCAGAGCCTGGCGCTGGCGTCGCTGCCCGCGGACCCTGGCAAGCTCGATCTGCTCCGGGCGGTGATCCCGTGGCCGGAGCGCTTCAGCGCGGCGAACTTCACCGCGGTGTTCGGCGACCAGCCGTTCGGCCGCTGGATGCTGAACAGCGTGATCGTGTCGGCCGCCACGACGGTGCTGGGGGTGTTCCTGGCGTCCACCGCCGCCTACGCGTTCTCGCGCTTCCGCTTCCCCGGGCGGCGCACCGGGATGATGTCGTTTCTCGTGTCGCAGATGTTCCCCGGCACGCTGATGCTCATCCCGCTCTACATCATCATCGTGAAGTGGCTGGGGCTCGGCTCGACGCGCATCGGGCTGGTGCTCACCTACGCCACCACCGCCATCCCGTTCTGCGTGTGGATGCTGAAGGGCTACTTCGACACCATCCCGCGCGAGCTGGAGGAGGCGGCCATCATCGAGGGCGCCGGTCCGGCGCGGGTCTTCTGGACGGTGGTGGTGCCGCTCGCGAAGCCGGCCATCGCCATCACCGCGCTGTTCTCGTTCATGACCGCGTGGAACGAGTTCATCCTCGCGGCGACGTTCATGGACAAGGAGGAGATGTACACGGCCCCCGTCGGCCTGCGCTTCTTCGTCGGCGGGTTCTCGCAGCAGTGGGGGTACTTCGCGGCCGGCTCGATCATCGTGTCGATCCCGGTCGTGGTGCTGTTCCTGTACCTCCAGAAGTACCTCGTGTCCGGCCTCACCGCCGGCAGCGTGAAGGGCTGA
- a CDS encoding carbohydrate ABC transporter permease encodes MTRPVSHWPRALAALAAGLAVAVALSWAWLRAASAGGYEERARAEAVGAVTQLAKAVEQAGGEGDAARAALSAWQAGQPAGTVARLVIVSGARLEGSTDPRDVGERAAPRRLQRDEKWAYDQAQRLRGVVMENAEQGFARAEVEVERLQGRYALGAPVRKDGAVVGAVEVDRPAKPPPAAPGVPAALAAVALPLLVLLPLRRAVARSGPALAAALVLYAAGVGGFAAWALRLAGGGGEGVRALGLSAAVGLALLLFVALGAASRTGAALRRHRVAYAYAVPAMIGMLVLVFFPFLYGVVLSFTGQTIYNTSAPLTELWVGLQNYVDILRTFAFRMPDGSPSFYWTLAFNVIWTVTNVAIGVSLGLVLALILNTRGLAFRPIYRVLLILPWAMPNYITALIWRGMFHRQFGVVNYGRMLFGLDPISWFDHPFTSYLTALATNGWLSFPFMMVVSLGALQSIPADLYEAARVDGATRWQQFKAITLPSLKPALVPAVILSVVWTFNMFNIIFLVTAGEPNGTTEILITQAYKYAFQQYRYGYAAAYSTVIFLILLAYGVFQNRVTRATEGI; translated from the coding sequence GTGACCCGGCCCGTCTCCCACTGGCCCCGGGCGCTCGCGGCCCTCGCCGCCGGCCTCGCCGTCGCGGTCGCGCTCTCCTGGGCGTGGCTCCGCGCGGCCTCGGCCGGCGGGTACGAGGAGCGGGCCAGGGCGGAGGCGGTGGGGGCGGTCACGCAGCTCGCGAAGGCGGTGGAGCAGGCCGGGGGCGAGGGCGACGCCGCCCGCGCCGCGCTCTCCGCCTGGCAGGCGGGCCAGCCGGCCGGGACGGTGGCGCGCCTGGTGATCGTCTCCGGCGCGCGCCTGGAGGGCTCGACCGATCCGCGCGACGTAGGCGAGCGCGCCGCGCCGCGCCGGCTCCAGCGCGACGAGAAGTGGGCGTACGACCAGGCCCAGCGCCTCCGCGGCGTCGTGATGGAGAACGCGGAGCAGGGCTTCGCGCGCGCCGAGGTGGAGGTGGAGCGCCTCCAGGGCCGGTACGCGCTCGGGGCGCCCGTGCGCAAGGACGGCGCGGTGGTGGGGGCGGTGGAGGTGGACCGGCCCGCGAAGCCCCCGCCGGCCGCGCCCGGCGTGCCGGCCGCGCTCGCCGCGGTGGCGCTGCCGCTCCTCGTGCTCCTGCCGCTCCGGCGCGCCGTGGCCCGGAGCGGGCCGGCGCTCGCGGCGGCGCTCGTGCTGTACGCCGCCGGCGTGGGCGGGTTCGCGGCCTGGGCGCTGCGGCTCGCGGGAGGGGGCGGCGAGGGCGTCCGCGCGCTGGGGCTCTCGGCGGCGGTCGGGCTCGCGCTCTTGCTGTTCGTGGCGCTCGGCGCGGCGAGCCGCACGGGGGCGGCGCTCCGGCGGCACCGGGTGGCCTACGCGTACGCCGTCCCGGCGATGATCGGGATGCTGGTGCTGGTGTTCTTCCCGTTCCTGTACGGGGTGGTGCTCTCGTTCACCGGACAGACCATCTACAACACCAGCGCGCCGCTCACCGAGCTCTGGGTGGGCCTGCAGAACTACGTCGACATCCTGCGGACCTTCGCGTTCCGGATGCCCGACGGCAGCCCGTCCTTCTACTGGACGCTCGCGTTCAACGTCATCTGGACGGTCACGAACGTCGCCATCGGCGTCTCGCTGGGCCTGGTGCTGGCGCTCATCCTCAACACCCGCGGGCTCGCGTTCCGGCCGATCTACCGCGTGCTGCTCATCCTGCCCTGGGCCATGCCGAACTACATCACCGCGCTCATCTGGCGCGGCATGTTCCACCGGCAGTTCGGCGTCGTGAACTACGGGCGGATGCTGTTCGGGCTCGACCCCATCTCCTGGTTCGATCACCCGTTCACGTCCTACCTCACCGCGCTCGCCACGAACGGCTGGCTCTCCTTCCCGTTCATGATGGTGGTCTCGCTCGGCGCCCTGCAGTCGATCCCGGCCGACCTCTACGAGGCGGCGCGGGTGGACGGCGCCACGCGCTGGCAGCAGTTCAAGGCCATCACGCTCCCGTCGCTGAAGCCCGCGCTGGTCCCCGCCGTGATCCTCTCGGTGGTGTGGACCTTCAACATGTTCAACATCATCTTCCTCGTCACCGCGGGCGAGCCGAACGGCACCACCGAGATCCTCATCACCCAGGCGTACAAGTACGCGTTCCAGCAGTACCGCTACGGCTACGCCGCCGCGTACTCGACCGTCATCTTCCTCATCCTGCTCGCCTACGGCGTGTTCCAGAACCGGGTCACGCGCGCCACGGAGGGGATCTGA
- a CDS encoding extracellular solute-binding protein translates to MRNRSLLALLAALLLPGLASAAEVVVWHAYRGAEKAAFEKVAAAYNARPGNPNKVTTLAVPYDAFADKISAAVPRGKGPDVFIFAQDRLGGWIEAGNTVESIDFFMDDALKARFIPSTLEAMTYRGGVWGLPLNYKCIALVYNKKLVKAPPRTSAELEAVAKKLTQRAAGRFGLAYSYSDYYYHAALQNTFGGRVFDAGKPVLDAPENVKAAELLQAWIKAGFMPAEPSTALITSLFNEGKAAMVFSGNWFLGEIAPGIDWAVATLPALTEAGGKPMRPWTTVEGVYVAAPSKHKDAAFDFVKFATDVDAARIMALEGRQSPANAKVYADAKVAADPVLAAFKKQVDVAVPMPNLPEMTMVWSPATTAMGAITRGGDAKAALAKAQAKVTEDVAKLRKSK, encoded by the coding sequence ATGCGGAACCGCTCGCTGCTCGCCCTGCTCGCCGCCCTGCTGCTCCCCGGCCTCGCCTCCGCGGCGGAGGTGGTGGTGTGGCACGCCTACCGCGGCGCCGAGAAGGCCGCCTTCGAGAAGGTCGCCGCCGCGTACAACGCGCGCCCCGGCAACCCGAACAAGGTGACCACGCTCGCCGTCCCTTACGACGCGTTCGCCGACAAGATCTCCGCGGCGGTGCCGCGCGGCAAGGGGCCGGACGTCTTCATCTTCGCGCAGGACCGCCTGGGCGGCTGGATCGAGGCGGGCAACACCGTCGAGTCGATCGACTTCTTCATGGACGACGCGCTGAAGGCGCGCTTCATCCCCTCCACGCTCGAGGCGATGACCTACCGCGGCGGCGTGTGGGGGCTCCCGCTCAACTACAAGTGCATCGCGCTCGTCTACAACAAGAAGCTGGTGAAGGCGCCGCCGAGGACCAGCGCGGAGCTGGAGGCCGTCGCGAAGAAGCTCACCCAGCGCGCCGCGGGCCGGTTCGGCCTCGCGTACTCCTACTCCGACTACTACTACCACGCGGCCCTCCAGAACACGTTCGGCGGCCGGGTGTTCGACGCCGGCAAGCCCGTGCTCGACGCGCCCGAGAACGTGAAGGCGGCGGAGCTGCTGCAGGCCTGGATCAAGGCGGGCTTCATGCCGGCGGAGCCGTCCACCGCGCTCATCACCTCGCTGTTCAACGAGGGCAAGGCGGCGATGGTGTTCTCGGGCAACTGGTTCCTGGGCGAGATCGCCCCGGGCATCGACTGGGCCGTCGCCACGCTGCCGGCGCTCACCGAGGCGGGCGGGAAGCCCATGCGCCCGTGGACCACGGTGGAGGGCGTCTACGTGGCCGCGCCCTCGAAGCACAAGGACGCCGCGTTCGACTTCGTGAAGTTCGCCACCGACGTGGACGCCGCGCGGATCATGGCGCTCGAGGGCCGGCAGAGCCCCGCCAACGCGAAGGTCTACGCCGACGCGAAGGTGGCGGCCGACCCGGTGCTGGCCGCGTTCAAGAAGCAGGTGGACGTGGCGGTGCCCATGCCCAACCTGCCCGAGATGACGATGGTCTGGTCGCCCGCCACGACCGCCATGGGCGCCATCACCCGCGGCGGCGACGCGAAGGCCGCGCTCGCCAAGGCGCAGGCCAAGGTCACCGAGGACGTCGCGAAGCTGCGCAAGAGCAAGTGA
- a CDS encoding ABC transporter ATP-binding protein, protein MAGVVLRDLAKRFGETRVIEGLDLEIHDGEFMVLVGPSGCGKSTALRMIAGLEEVSGGEILIGGRVVNDVPPKDRDIAMVFQSYALYPHMTVRENLEFGLRIRKTPQAEVDRLVTEAAQVLGIDALLHRKPKELSGGQRQRVALGRAIVRKPSVFLFDEPLSNLDAKLRVQMRAEIKKLQARLGVTTIYVTHDQIEAMTMGNRIAVLNAGKLQQVGAPLELYERPANLFVAAFIGSPPMNFFKARLERGGIAAAGFSLPVPAALRAAAAARDGAAVTVGIRPENVVELGRTPRGESARIPVTVDIAEPLGDEVIVHARAGEDPVVFRQAPHAIPAIGDQLEVQVELDHLHLFDAETQRRL, encoded by the coding sequence ATGGCGGGGGTCGTCCTCAGGGATCTCGCGAAGCGGTTCGGCGAGACGCGGGTCATCGAGGGGCTCGATCTCGAGATCCACGACGGCGAGTTCATGGTGCTCGTCGGCCCGTCCGGTTGCGGCAAGTCCACCGCGCTGCGGATGATCGCGGGGCTGGAGGAGGTCTCCGGGGGCGAGATCCTCATCGGCGGCCGGGTGGTGAACGACGTCCCGCCCAAGGACCGCGACATCGCGATGGTCTTCCAGAGCTACGCGCTCTACCCGCACATGACCGTGCGGGAGAACCTCGAGTTCGGCCTGCGCATCCGCAAGACGCCGCAGGCCGAGGTGGACCGGCTGGTCACCGAGGCGGCGCAGGTGCTCGGCATCGACGCGCTGCTCCACCGCAAGCCCAAGGAGCTCTCCGGGGGGCAGCGGCAACGCGTCGCGCTGGGCCGCGCCATCGTGCGCAAGCCCTCGGTCTTCCTGTTCGACGAGCCGCTCTCGAACCTCGACGCGAAGCTGCGCGTGCAGATGCGCGCGGAGATCAAGAAGCTCCAGGCGCGCCTCGGCGTCACCACGATCTACGTCACGCACGACCAGATCGAGGCGATGACCATGGGCAACCGCATCGCGGTGCTCAACGCCGGCAAGCTCCAGCAGGTCGGCGCGCCGCTCGAGCTGTACGAGCGCCCCGCGAACCTGTTCGTGGCCGCCTTCATCGGCAGCCCGCCCATGAACTTCTTCAAGGCGCGGCTGGAGCGCGGCGGCATCGCGGCGGCGGGCTTCTCCTTGCCGGTGCCGGCGGCCCTGCGCGCCGCGGCCGCGGCGCGCGACGGCGCCGCGGTGACGGTGGGCATCCGCCCCGAGAACGTCGTCGAGCTGGGCCGGACGCCGCGCGGGGAGTCGGCGCGGATCCCGGTCACGGTGGACATCGCCGAGCCGCTCGGGGACGAGGTGATCGTGCACGCCCGCGCGGGCGAGGACCCGGTGGTCTTCCGCCAGGCGCCGCACGCCATCCCCGCCATCGGGGACCAGCTCGAGGTCCAGGTCGAGCTGGACCACCTGCACCTGTTCGACGCCGAGACCCAGCGCCGCCTGTGA
- a CDS encoding alpha-amylase family glycosyl hydrolase, which produces MPPMPFAPRRRRATLAALVPCLAALALAACAPRAPAGPPAGAAAATALAGAPPRPLPPRPWQDEVLYFVLVDRFADGDRGNDRDVDLAGKGTFHGGDLRGLTAQLDEIAALGVTAIWVNPLVRNIPGYVSGAGFPDWAYHGYWMDDLSRLDPRFGDEAELAAFVNACHARGLRVLLDVVYNHAGYDSAYLRDPRTRPWLRNNVVGDCGDDDLTSCLAGLPDWKTELPEVREFLLAAQLGWAKRSGVDGFRLDTVKHVEPAFWELHRRRVRAELVPGFFLLGELWGGDRESLDPYFAADTLDAGLDFGFQGSTVGWLLGRGRTIAYERYLASRHKVRAGHLLAQYLSSHDQPGALHLLGGDRALFRLAALLQLTTVGIPTVYYGEEVARPIGEWPDNRSDMPWGQRDVLPGAGKPRDEAMRAFYQRVIALRRAHPALSRGTHAPLSTDGDGLVFLRRDGDDAVVVAVNRGNSPLSLRIPVPAGWEGRDLEDALEGGAISVGDGRMTLELPGRAARVVVPKPAPGAAIRR; this is translated from the coding sequence ATGCCGCCCATGCCGTTCGCCCCACGTCGCCGCCGTGCCACCCTCGCCGCGCTCGTGCCGTGCCTCGCGGCCCTCGCGCTCGCGGCCTGCGCGCCGCGCGCGCCGGCCGGCCCGCCCGCCGGCGCCGCGGCGGCGACCGCGCTCGCCGGGGCGCCGCCCCGGCCGCTGCCGCCGCGCCCGTGGCAGGACGAGGTCCTCTACTTCGTGCTGGTGGACCGCTTCGCCGACGGCGACCGCGGCAACGACCGCGACGTGGACCTCGCCGGCAAGGGCACGTTCCACGGCGGCGACCTGCGGGGCCTCACCGCGCAGCTCGACGAGATCGCCGCGCTGGGCGTGACCGCGATCTGGGTGAACCCGCTGGTGCGCAACATCCCCGGCTACGTGAGCGGCGCCGGCTTCCCGGACTGGGCCTACCACGGCTACTGGATGGACGACCTGTCGCGCCTCGATCCGCGCTTCGGGGACGAGGCCGAGCTCGCCGCCTTCGTGAACGCCTGCCACGCGCGCGGCCTCCGCGTGCTGCTCGACGTCGTCTACAACCACGCTGGCTACGACAGCGCGTACCTGCGCGATCCCCGCACGCGCCCGTGGCTCCGCAACAACGTGGTGGGCGACTGCGGCGACGACGACCTGACGAGCTGCCTGGCCGGCCTGCCCGACTGGAAGACCGAGCTGCCCGAGGTCCGCGAGTTCCTGCTCGCGGCGCAGCTCGGGTGGGCGAAGCGCTCGGGCGTGGACGGCTTCCGCCTCGACACGGTGAAGCACGTCGAGCCGGCCTTCTGGGAGCTCCACCGGCGGCGCGTGCGCGCCGAGCTCGTCCCCGGCTTCTTCCTGCTCGGCGAGCTGTGGGGCGGCGACCGCGAGTCGCTCGACCCGTACTTCGCCGCCGACACGCTCGACGCCGGGCTCGACTTCGGCTTCCAGGGCTCGACGGTCGGGTGGCTGCTCGGCCGCGGCCGCACCATCGCCTACGAGCGCTACCTCGCGTCGCGCCACAAGGTCCGGGCCGGGCACCTGCTCGCGCAGTACCTCTCCTCGCACGACCAGCCGGGCGCGCTGCACCTGCTCGGCGGCGACCGCGCGCTGTTTCGCCTTGCCGCGCTGCTGCAGCTCACCACCGTGGGGATCCCGACCGTCTACTACGGGGAGGAGGTGGCGCGGCCCATCGGCGAGTGGCCGGACAATCGGTCGGACATGCCATGGGGGCAAAGGGACGTGCTCCCCGGCGCCGGAAAGCCGCGCGACGAGGCAATGCGCGCGTTTTACCAGCGGGTGATCGCCCTGCGTCGCGCGCACCCCGCCCTGTCCCGCGGAACCCACGCGCCGCTCTCGACCGACGGTGACGGCCTGGTGTTCCTGCGCAGGGACGGAGACGACGCGGTCGTGGTGGCGGTGAACCGGGGAAACTCGCCTCTCTCCCTGAGGATCCCGGTCCCCGCCGGCTGGGAAGGGCGGGACCTGGAGGACGCCCTGGAGGGCGGTGCGATATCGGTCGGCGACGGCAGGATGACCCTGGAGCTCCCGGGTCGCGCGGCCCGGGTCGTGGTGCCGAAGCCCGCACCCGGCGCGGCGATTCGTCGCTAA
- a CDS encoding family 1 encapsulin nanocompartment shell protein, translated as MSWRDRDGAPFGQQVWDRIDGAVEAAAAEARAGRRLLKVIGPLGFDARAGVAEDAPAGGEDEPEASEETHVHVPSVRPLPVLHRTFRLGARAVEALQRRGEPLALTEAAEAARRIARAEDRLLFEGHAGAGVRGLLDHPGLVEVPAGDWADPARAADALLAALAALDAAGRHGPYAAAVSPARFYQLFRPFPGSSLTPYQQLLPAFEGGIVKAPGLHDGAVVVVRSASGPQAVVGQELTAAYDGREGIFHLISLAESVTLLPGAAGSVALVR; from the coding sequence ATGAGCTGGCGGGACCGCGACGGCGCGCCCTTCGGGCAGCAGGTGTGGGACCGGATCGACGGGGCGGTCGAGGCGGCGGCCGCCGAGGCGCGCGCGGGGCGGCGGCTCCTCAAGGTCATCGGGCCGCTCGGCTTCGACGCGCGCGCAGGGGTGGCGGAGGACGCGCCGGCCGGGGGAGAGGACGAGCCGGAGGCGAGCGAAGAGACGCACGTGCACGTGCCGAGCGTCCGCCCGCTCCCCGTGCTCCACCGGACGTTCCGGCTGGGCGCGCGCGCGGTGGAGGCGCTCCAGCGGCGGGGCGAGCCGCTCGCGCTCACCGAGGCGGCGGAGGCCGCGCGCCGGATCGCGCGCGCCGAGGACCGCCTGCTGTTCGAGGGTCACGCGGGCGCGGGGGTGCGCGGGCTGCTCGACCACCCCGGTCTCGTCGAGGTGCCGGCGGGCGACTGGGCCGATCCCGCCCGCGCCGCCGACGCGCTGCTCGCGGCGCTCGCCGCGCTCGACGCGGCGGGGCGCCACGGGCCCTACGCCGCGGCGGTGTCGCCGGCGCGCTTCTACCAGCTGTTCCGGCCGTTCCCGGGCTCCTCGCTGACGCCCTACCAGCAGCTCCTCCCCGCGTTCGAGGGCGGGATCGTGAAGGCGCCCGGGCTCCACGACGGCGCGGTGGTGGTGGTCCGCAGCGCCTCGGGGCCGCAGGCCGTGGTCGGCCAGGAGCTCACCGCCGCCTACGACGGGCGCGAGGGCATCTTCCACCTCATCTCGCTCGCCGAGTCGGTGACGCTGCTCCCCGGCGCCGCGGGCTCGGTGGCGCTGGTGAGATAG
- a CDS encoding encapsulin-associated ferritin-like protein, whose translation MAGASQGFHEREDALSARTKDLHRALVSLQEELEAIDWYQQRVDAASDPDLKRVLQHNRDEEVEHAMMILEWIRRHDVVFARMLRMHTGHAGPIVREEEAEEASGAADVEGREGGEGGR comes from the coding sequence ATGGCCGGTGCATCGCAGGGCTTCCACGAGCGCGAGGACGCGCTCTCGGCGCGGACCAAGGACCTCCACCGGGCGCTCGTCTCCCTGCAGGAGGAGCTGGAGGCGATCGACTGGTACCAGCAGCGCGTCGACGCGGCCTCGGATCCGGACCTCAAGCGCGTTCTGCAGCACAACCGCGACGAGGAGGTGGAGCACGCCATGATGATCCTGGAGTGGATCCGCCGCCACGACGTGGTGTTCGCGCGGATGCTGCGGATGCACACCGGGCACGCCGGGCCGATCGTGCGCGAGGAGGAGGCCGAGGAGGCGTCCGGCGCGGCGGACGTCGAGGGGCGCGAGGGCGGGGAGGGCGGGCGATGA
- a CDS encoding DedA family protein, with product MESPASFLERWHYGGLFAVILAEEAGVPLPLPGDLFIAAMGFLAHSHRAAFLPTAAVVTSATVLGATVLYLVSRHAGRPLLLRVARRFGYTEAREARLEGWLTRRGAAAVVIGRLIPGLRIVMTVVAGALRLRQGTFVAGTLVAGALWATIYFWLGWALGAGYERLAGEIRLEAVWPWAAAAGVLAAGAVLSWRARRRAAAAAEASVESPPSGTAG from the coding sequence GTGGAGAGTCCCGCTTCCTTCCTCGAGCGCTGGCACTACGGCGGCCTGTTCGCGGTGATCCTGGCCGAGGAGGCGGGCGTCCCGCTGCCGCTCCCCGGCGACCTGTTCATCGCGGCCATGGGCTTCCTCGCCCACTCGCACCGCGCCGCCTTCCTGCCCACCGCGGCGGTGGTGACCTCGGCCACGGTGCTGGGCGCCACGGTCCTGTACCTCGTCTCGCGGCACGCCGGGCGGCCGCTGCTGCTCCGGGTGGCGCGGCGCTTCGGCTACACCGAGGCGCGGGAGGCGCGTCTCGAGGGCTGGCTCACCCGGCGCGGCGCGGCGGCGGTGGTGATCGGCCGGCTCATCCCCGGGCTGCGGATCGTGATGACGGTGGTCGCGGGCGCGCTCCGCCTGCGCCAGGGCACCTTCGTCGCCGGCACGCTGGTGGCGGGCGCGCTCTGGGCGACGATCTACTTCTGGCTCGGGTGGGCGCTGGGCGCCGGCTACGAGCGGCTCGCGGGCGAGATCCGCCTCGAGGCGGTCTGGCCCTGGGCGGCGGCGGCCGGGGTCCTCGCGGCGGGCGCGGTGCTCTCCTGGCGTGCGCGCCGGCGGGCCGCGGCGGCCGCCGAGGCGTCCGTCGAGAGCCCGCCCTCCGGGACCGCCGGCTGA
- a CDS encoding response regulator: MGAAGNVVRRVILVEDDPGMREAIRALLVRVGYQVAPAVDGAEAWELLARGPRPVAVLVDLYTPRMTGHDLVARIRRTPRLAVVPIIAMSGERASRDRPAAEAFLEKPFSREQLEWALEQVGAG; this comes from the coding sequence GTGGGAGCCGCCGGCAACGTCGTTCGCAGGGTGATCCTGGTGGAGGACGATCCCGGGATGCGGGAGGCCATCCGCGCGCTGCTCGTGCGGGTTGGCTACCAGGTGGCGCCCGCGGTGGACGGCGCCGAGGCCTGGGAGCTGCTCGCGCGCGGGCCGCGGCCGGTCGCGGTGCTGGTGGACCTCTACACCCCGCGAATGACCGGCCACGACCTGGTGGCGCGCATCCGCCGGACGCCCCGCCTGGCGGTGGTCCCCATCATCGCCATGAGCGGCGAGCGCGCCTCGCGCGACCGCCCCGCGGCGGAGGCGTTCCTCGAGAAGCCGTTCTCCCGGGAGCAGCTCGAGTGGGCGCTCGAACAGGTGGGCGCGGGCTGA